Genomic DNA from Sporosarcina sp. ANT_H38:
TTGTGTCAATGAACCACCAGATTTGTGCATACTAACGGATGCCATATCAGCACCAACTGACATAGCAGAAGCGGGAAGGTTTTCTCCAAAGTAAAAATGTGTACCATGTGCTTCATCGACAAGTACGAGCATATCATGTTGATGTGCAAGATCTGTAAGAGCTTGCAAGTTCGAACAAATCCCATAATAGGTAGGGTTGTTTATGAGAATAGCCTTGGCATCCGTATTCTCCAAGATGGCTTGCTCCACATCTTTTACAGACATCCCTAAAGCAATACCAAGTTCACTATGTACACCTGGATTAACATAGATGGGAACAGCACCACTTAAAATGAGGGCATTGATGGCACTGCGATGTACATTGCGGGGCATGATGATTTTATCCCCGGCTTTGCAAGCAGTCATGATCATTGCCTGCACAGCAGATGTTGTTCCGTTTACCATGAAAAAGGCGTACTTGGCATTAAATGCCTCGGCTGCTAATTCTTCTGCCTCTTTAATAACTGAAACAGGGTGGCATAGATTATCGAGTGGCTTCATGGAATTGACATCCATAGCTAAAGCCTGTTCTCCTAAAAATGAAGCTAGTTCTGGATTTCCTCTTCCGCGTTTATGACCGGGAACATCGAAAGGGACGACGCGCATTGATTTGTATTTATTCAGCGCCTCCATGATAGGGGCATTATGCTGCAAAAGATTTGTCACGTAATCACCCCTCATTCTTCTAGATTAGAACCGTTGAAAATTTCCGTCATCTCTTTGCGTAACTTCGTTGTGATTTCGAGTCTTTCAAAAAGAGGTAGCTCTGAGACATCCGTATTGAACAAATAGTCCTGTAGGTTTATGTCTTTAATAAGTAGTTTTGTATGAAAAATATTAGATTGGTGTACATTGATATCTTTCCAATCGTATTTCAGCAATGTATGGCTATCAATATAATCCCGAATGGACTCAATCGAATGATCTATATACAGCTTTTCACCTTCCATATTGCGTGTAAATCCACGTACTCGGTAATCAGTCGTAATAATGTCTGAGTCGAAACTTCCAATTAGATAATCGAGTGCATTCAACGGGGAAATTGTGCCACACGTAGAAACATCAATATCGACTCGAAAAGTAGCGATCGAATTATCAGGATGATATTCCGGATATGTGTGGACGGTAACATGACTTTTATCCAGATGCCCGACGACCGTTTTACGAGTAGCCAAAATAGTACGTTCACCTTGATTACAAGATTCATCAATCAATGCGATAGGAAAGGCTTCCTCCGAAATAAGAATCGTCACACTAGCACCTTGTGGATCGTAATCCTGTTTACTGACATTCAAGACATGTGCCCCAATTATTTCTGTCACTTCGTACAGAATACTGGTTAATCTATCGGAATTATATTGCTCATCAATATAAGCAATATATTCACTTTGCTCCCGCTCACTTTTCGCATAGCAAACATCATAGATGTTGAAGCTAAGAGTCTTTGTGAGGTTGTTAAAGCCATAAAGCTTCAGCTTATTTTCCAACCCTACCATCACGCCTTTCATGTAAAACAAATCTTAATATAAAGTATAACATTCCATAGTCTATATAATATAATCTAGATAAGTTGAAGTAAAGAATTCCACTAAATTTGTTACGATGCTAGGGGATGTTCCCTGTCCAAGGTCAGGTTGCTTCACCAACAGTCTTAGGGCTTCAGTTACTCCTTGGTAGGCGCCTTCGCTTAGTTTAAACAGGAATTCATTTGTCCAATATTTAGCTAAATTAATTTGCAGATATCCGCTATTGTTGCATTGTATTGCGGTGGAATGATGTGGAGCTGCTTAAAGAATTAATCAATTACCTGCAAAAAAATGCCCCTAATTAGTAGCAAGGAAACGACGACTAAATCAGTTACCTATACTATTAAAAGGAGCTTCATGAAAAGTGTAAACTAAAGCTTAATATTTAGTCAATAGTTTTTATTGTTAGTGTCGTAATAGCATTTGTAAAATACACTTTCCACGAAAATATGAAATGGTAACTAGCAATGCCAAAAGGCGTACTTCGTTTAAATGGGTACTTTATTCATCAAGATGATTTGAAGTATTTGTAAAGTGAAAACCATTCATTAATTCATCTGATAATCATTTATATATAGTTAGAGTTAATGATTCCATTCAAGCCCGTTCAGTTAACATTGTAAGGCGGTTAGGCTGAATTTCGCACACCTATTTTAAATTCCCCATACATAAAATGTTAAAATGATGATAACATTACTAGCTATCACTTTAAAAATAGCGAAACTGGGGAAAAGTAAAGCACTCAAACCGAAAACTTAGCAGAATAATATAGAGATATCTCCAATGAAAAATGTGGAAAAATGAGAGAATTCCAACGCCTTACCATACTCTTGCAAGGTAAATGTTTTGAAGCAGAAGAAGAGTGTTCTTTAATAAAGGAAGTGTATCAATCAATTAGTCCAAAGGTTTATAAAAAGCTTGGACATTGGAAAGAACAAGCGAAAGACATTTCGAATCTGGAATAAAAAGAGCAGGCTAAAGCGGTTAATAGTCCACATGAAGCAAAAAAGTGTAACTCTATGCCAATACAAATGAAGGGATTTAATATGAATGAAACAGATCTATGCATTTGAAAAAGTAGAAGATTACGTAAGCTTTCAAGCTATTACCGAAAGGTTTAGTAAAAGGTTAGTGCAGTACGAATATATGTTGAAAGAAAAATATGCATTATCTAGTGTTCCAAAAGGTATCGTATGGACTACTGAAGAGCTTGCTACTACAGTTTTTTCTACAATTCCAATACCTGCTTATACAAACAATGAGATTATCTATATGTCTCCTGATTTAAAAGCATGGCGAAAGCTTTTTTTAAAACAATTAGAGGGACGAAACCTTTCATACATTCAGAATTTCTATGAAAACTATTCCGAAAATCATTTGTTTGTTATCTTAGCTCACGAATTGACGCATCATTCCGATTTATTTATAGACGATTTTGAAGTTGCTCGAGAAAACAGTATATGGTTTGAAGAAGGCATGTGTTTTTATTTGCCAAGAAGATTGCTGTTAACTCAAAAAGAATTTGAAGAAATAACAACAGTGGAATCTGAATTAGTTGAAGTATTCAAGGATGAATATGGAAATCGTCCTTTGGATGAATTTGGTAGTAGTTCTTATCGAGGCAGTTTAGCTAGTATTATGTATGATTATTGGCGTAGTTTTTTAGCAGTGAAGTATCTAATAGAAATTCAAGCTAATGGTAATATAAATACAGTTTTTAAGCACTATCATAATTGGCATAACGAAGGACGAAAAGTACCCTTAACGCAGTACTTTGAATTGGATTAAGGTTGAACTTCATCTAAATTACATGTCAATTTAATGAGGGAGGGGAGTTGATATATCTTACTTCCCTTCATTTTCAAAATGAACCATTTCCAGTTTAGTTTTTTTGCTCACACCAAAATGGTAAAACGGAAATAAGTGCTTATTATTTTAGTATAGACATGTTACACTTAAATGTATTCTTATTTAATAAAAGGGCGTGTTAATGTGATTGGACGTAATGATCCATGTCTCTGTGGTAGTGGGAAAAAATATAAAAAATGTTGTGAATCAAAAGCGACATTTTCAATAGAAGAAGTGCAATCGGATGAACTTGAAAGGATTTTACAAGCTTTTTATGAAGAGTATCCTGAAAGACGTGACTTAAATGAATTCTTGAGCTTGGTTAAAAAATGGAGTGAGCCGCTTAAGAAGTATTTAGTCGAGGAAATGATTGAGGCGATTGTCATGGATGAATTCTTTTTCCATCACAAACCGGACATTTGGAAAAACTATATGGAAAAACAACGTAAAAAAGTTATCCGTCCATCTGTGGTGAAAGTGTTAGAAACGTGGTCTGATCCACGTGTTTTCATCGGTGAAGTAATAGCAGTGGATGATGCTTATATGTCAGTTAGAAATATATTGGAAGATGAAACGATACGTTTACGACGTGAAAGCGAAAAGCCTGTACCTGTAGGCGTACATGTGTATTGTTTCATTTTGCCGGACGGCTCTTCCGAGGACAATCATTATTTGGCGGTTTCAAGCTTGATTTTCTTCCCTACAGACCATACTAAAGCGTTTGGGGAATTCGTACAGCAGTTTGAATTACAAAAAGATCAATCTGTTCCTTCATTTTTAAAAGAAAATGGGATTGCATTTTGGAAGTTGCTTGGTGAGGATGGCTATGATGGAGGAGAATTTACCAACTTCGAAGCAGGCGTACTCCAAAAAGCAATTGAGTTTTTAGAGAAAAATGACCGAGAATCTGACCAGTTAATAGAAATAATAGAAGATTATTTAGTAGAGCAGCAGCCGAATGCACGAAAAGAAGTAGCGATTGCAGCTGGAGCTATTCGTTTTGGTCAGGAAAATGCCTTATTTGAACCTCTTACGATAACTGTTAAAGAGATAGCCGAATGGTTTGAAGTATCTCCATCTTCATTGAATAAATATTACAATGATCTAAATGCGTATTATTCTAGCAAAGAATAGACAAGACACGAAATACGAATTCTAACTAAAACATCTCATTCACTGGGAAAAACCAGTTGAGTGGGATGTTTTTTATTTACTTTATCAAGAAATGAAAGGTACGAAGCCTCGAAATATAACCTTGTTTCAAGACGGGGGTGGAAAGCGTGAACAAATGGTATAAGCCATGAAAAAAACTTGCCAGAACTTGAGAAGCAAGGATATAAACTTGTAACTATTTCTGAACTCCATGAGATTAAAAAGCAAGAAAGAGAAAACCAATGAGAAAGAAACTTGAGGACAATTCTTCAGGTCTTAGATCCAATTTGTGAGGCAAAATTACATAAACATAGCTATGTGTTCAGACCAAGTAGAAGTATCCAACCCATGATTCGAAGGCAAGATTTGAATTTCTTGTTAAAGGGCTGAGGACTCTGGAGATAACCCGAATATTTTTGATTTTTTAATAGAACAAGCAAACGTTATGGATAATAGAGACAAATCCGTAATTAATTGTAAGTATCCTCGCTGTGCCTCGGCAATAGTCGAGGAGTTAGCATGTACGGCCAATTATGGGATACTTGTTAACGTCTCGATTAAAGGGTCCCCTTCAACTATTCCGTTGTATGTATTAAGTGTACAAGATTGATTGGCTTATTTTGTGGACAACATAATTGCCCCAACGGAAATAGTAGTTTTTTCTTTATGTTTTGTAACAGGATTTACTGTAGAATCTCAAACTATATAGTTCAATAAAGCATGAAAAAGGATCTTCAACTGAAAGATCCTTTTTTAGTGTCTACAATCATTGAACTATGTTAATTCATAATTTATGTCATATACAGTTTCAAATTTAAAATTTTCTTTGTTAAACAAAAAGACTAAAAGCGTGACATTAAGGCAACAAAAACCAAGTATCTAAGAAGAGGGGAGCTGTTCGATATGCGTAATGGCTCCCTTTTAATAAGAAATGGAGATTTTATTATCTATTCCAGGTGTCATAAATTAAGAGCGCTGACACAATTTCCCTTCCGCTAATGCAGCTGATTAGTGGAAGAAGGAGGTTTTCTGAAACTTTAATAAAATATTAACGACTAATAAGAAAAGTGGGGGTAAGTATATGAAGTTGAAATATTTATATTTAGCAATAACTGCATTTTTGATGTTGTTGGTTGCTAGTTGTTCGAATAAACAAGACGTAGGGAATTTCACTGATACAGATAGTTATGAAAAAGTTAGAAAAGTTGCTTGGGAGTTTATCGAAGAAAAAGATTGGAATGACACAGCCAAAGAAGACTGGAAAAGTGCAGAAGTGAAGAAAATAATTGCTGATAATAGCTATGAATTGTTGGATAAAACTTATGAAGGACAAGAGCTATTAAGCGTTTCTTTTGAAGACAAAGAGAATGTTGTAGTTGGTACACCTTTAATACTTGTTGATCCCGATCTCAATAAAGTAATTGGCTATATGGCAGGCGAATAAGGAAACTATTATTAATATAACGGGCGCTTCAATTCAAGAACGGGTGTTTTGTAAACCGCATCTACATGTGAGTTTAGGTAACAAAAACAGGGTCAATCAGTGTATGTGTTTGAAAATCTACCGAATATGGATCCTACAGTTGAACATGCTTAGACGAACTATTCCTTTAGTTATCAACAGTCCAACTAAATAAAATATACAATAATGCCCTCCTTAAAACAGGTGGGCATTATTTAACGTTTAATCTCGTCTTGATACCTACATAATTAGTACGGGTAGGGGAGCGAACGGCATTATTTCACACGGAATCTGAAGCAGTAGAAGCAAAGGATTTACTCCAATGTAATGAAGAGTTTTTAAGATGTGACTACCAGTCAAGTACATTGTTTTGTGTTAAATCTAGGTAAATTGAGCTTAGGTGTTGCATATTTCTCGTATGTATATTATATTACTTGATGCATCAACTATTGATATGTCAAACATTGATTCGTCAATAAATATAAAATGAAAAAGGAGCACTTACACCATGCAAAAATATCAAAAAATGAATGATTTCAATGAAATTGTAAACGGTCGTCGTTCCATTAAGGAATATGACTCAACTGTTAAAATCAGCCGTGAAGAAATGAGTGAAATTATAGCTCAAGCTTCAAAAGCTCCATCTTCTATTAATATGCAGCCTTGGAGATTTCTCATCATTGACAGCGAAGAAGGAAAAGCAAAGCTTGCCCCTCTTTCCAGATTCAACAAGGATAAAGTCATGAGTTCATCTGCGGTAATCGCTGTCTTCGCTGACCGGAATAATTTTGAAAACGCCGAAGAAATATACAGCACAGCAGTTGAACTTGGATATATGCCTCAAGAAGTTAAAGAAGCTCAATTAGATTATTTTAAAGTGCTCTATGCAAATATGTCCGATGAAGAAATGAAAGATACAATTATGCTAGATGCTGGTCTTGTCTCAATGCAACTTATGCTAGTAGCCCGTGCTTACGGTTATGATACGAATCCTATCGGAGGTTATGAGAAAGACCAGATTGCTGAAGCCTATGGACTGGATAAAGATCGTTATATTCCGGTAATGTTAATCTCCATTGGAAAAGCCATTAATGAAGGTTTTCAATCGTATCGTCTGCCTGTCGAAGCAACTACAAAATGGAAATAAGATAGAATTCATTTGAGTTGCATGTTAGATCATTTTGCATTATATTTATTGATGGGTCAATGATTGAGCGTTCAATGAATAGTAGACACTCGTATATGTTGCCTCATAAATTACTTAGGAGGTCAATTGATGCGATGTTCACTTTCAAATCAGGAACAAATCTTATATCTACTTAAAGGGCTCAATAATCAAATTAGCCCTAAATTTGAGCGGTGTACAGGCATTAGCGCCTCACGCTATGAATTGCTACATCAGCTTTATGAAGCAGAAGAAATTAATCAGTCCACCCTTCAAAAAGCTGTCAATATAGACAGTGCTGCCATTACCCGTCACCTAAAACAACTTGAGGCAAACGGCATGGTGACAAGACGAAGAAACCCTGCCGATAATCGA
This window encodes:
- a CDS encoding YecA family protein, which codes for MIGRNDPCLCGSGKKYKKCCESKATFSIEEVQSDELERILQAFYEEYPERRDLNEFLSLVKKWSEPLKKYLVEEMIEAIVMDEFFFHHKPDIWKNYMEKQRKKVIRPSVVKVLETWSDPRVFIGEVIAVDDAYMSVRNILEDETIRLRRESEKPVPVGVHVYCFILPDGSSEDNHYLAVSSLIFFPTDHTKAFGEFVQQFELQKDQSVPSFLKENGIAFWKLLGEDGYDGGEFTNFEAGVLQKAIEFLEKNDRESDQLIEIIEDYLVEQQPNARKEVAIAAGAIRFGQENALFEPLTITVKEIAEWFEVSPSSLNKYYNDLNAYYSSKE
- a CDS encoding nitroreductase family protein, encoding MQKYQKMNDFNEIVNGRRSIKEYDSTVKISREEMSEIIAQASKAPSSINMQPWRFLIIDSEEGKAKLAPLSRFNKDKVMSSSAVIAVFADRNNFENAEEIYSTAVELGYMPQEVKEAQLDYFKVLYANMSDEEMKDTIMLDAGLVSMQLMLVARAYGYDTNPIGGYEKDQIAEAYGLDKDRYIPVMLISIGKAINEGFQSYRLPVEATTKWK
- the speD gene encoding adenosylmethionine decarboxylase, giving the protein MKGVMVGLENKLKLYGFNNLTKTLSFNIYDVCYAKSEREQSEYIAYIDEQYNSDRLTSILYEVTEIIGAHVLNVSKQDYDPQGASVTILISEEAFPIALIDESCNQGERTILATRKTVVGHLDKSHVTVHTYPEYHPDNSIATFRVDIDVSTCGTISPLNALDYLIGSFDSDIITTDYRVRGFTRNMEGEKLYIDHSIESIRDYIDSHTLLKYDWKDINVHQSNIFHTKLLIKDINLQDYLFNTDVSELPLFERLEITTKLRKEMTEIFNGSNLEE
- a CDS encoding MarR family winged helix-turn-helix transcriptional regulator gives rise to the protein MRCSLSNQEQILYLLKGLNNQISPKFERCTGISASRYELLHQLYEAEEINQSTLQKAVNIDSAAITRHLKQLEANGMVTRRRNPADNRVIFVRLTEEGRKQIVGYKKEKISFVNQMLHDFNPEDLESLSDMLNRMQNNISEY